The DNA segment AATGCGAAGTGGAAGGATGGTGAATGCAGGCGGCAGTGAAGCTGGTGCCCCTCACGGATGCTGTGGGCCAGGATGCGGGCCAGCGGACTGTTGCCGGGATCCTTGCGCCGGGCTTCCGCGGCGCCCGCGCAGCACGAGCATGCGGTGGGCCGGATCAGGTGGGATGTCCGCCAGTCATGGTATTGGCCGGAGGTGAGGGGCTGGGAGGGATGATGGTCCAGCGCATGCCGGAAGGCGCCCAGGTCGCTGAGCGAGGGGATCGCGGCGAAGGAAACGGCACGCGGCTCGCCGTGGGTGGCGATTTCGAGCGCCAGCGAAGGCCGTGCGTGGTGGTTGATCGCCACGCAGTGCATGTGTTGCATCGCATCGAGCGAAAGGTTCATCCCTTGTTCGGGAAAGGAAAACCATCCGTCGTCGCTCTGGAATGAGTCGGACAGGGCGGTGACGACCGCCATTTCCGCCATCCAGTTGCGTGCGTGGAGGTAGAGCGGAGTGATGTTGCTGAGTCCGGCGAGCACGGTCGCCGGGGATTCCTCGATGCGGTGGTAGCGGTGTGAGGTGAGGGAATTCATGGATCGGATGAAGAATTTCAGGCGGTGTGGCAGAGGCGCAGGCAGTGGGCGCCAGCGGGAGCGAGGCGGAACTCGGCGGCGTTCACATCCGCATAGACGATGTGGCTCCGGCTGCGGTCGGCGATGCGGAGTACGGATCCCTCCACATCGACGAAGGACGGGCTGAAGCAGACTTCGCTGCGTTGCGTGCTCGTCCGGATCTCCACCTCCAGCAGGCGGCAGGCCTGGAGCGCGCCGCTCGTTTCGTGGACCATGGTGTCCAGGCAGGAGGGTGAGGGGGGCTTGCCCTGTTCCCACTCGTCCAACCAGGCCCCCGCCCCCAGGCGGTGGCTCTCCACGCAATCGAGCGGGACACCACCGAAGCGGGCAAGCATGTCCCTGACCGCCGGGGAGTTCCAGTCATGGCCATCCAGCCGGACGGTGAACTCGATGGGTTTTCCCGGAGGCCCCATCGCGAACAGCGGGCACTGGTCCGGGAATTCCCTCAGCAGGTAGGCGTGCTGGGGCGGGGCGAGATCCGTCTCCAGCCCGCTGATGGCGTCGTGGAGGACGCTCCAGTCATGGGAGCGGCTGCGGATGTGGAGGCCGAAGCGCGTGGCTTTCGCCAGACTGAGGCCGGGCCGGCGCAGGATGAGCGTTCCTTTCCCCAGGGAACAGAGGTGGTTCAGCAGCTCGTCAACCGGGCTGTGGAGACGGTAGGCGCAACTGCAGGGCGCGGCGGGGCTGGTCTTCCATGAGCAGAACATGCCGCCATCCTACCCCGCCCGCGCCAGCCGCGCTCGCGGGGGATTGTTCAAGATGAGCGGGACTTTGCTCAATCTCCGGCCGGACCGGTCATCACCACCGGCAGGATCAGGCCCTTTTCATCGTATTGGATCTTTTCCACGGCGATCTGCCTGCGGCCCCGGTAAGGCCCCGGCCGCTCTTTCGTTTCCCAGCGGTGATAGACGATGAACCATTCGCCGTCAGGAGATTCCACGAAGGAATGGTGGCCCGGTCCCTGCCGTTCCTCGTCCTTGGAAAGGATCATCCCCCGGTATTTCCACGGTCCCACAGGGGAGGGAGCGGTCGCATAGTGGACGGAGTATTCATCGCGGTTCCACCGGCCGTTGCTGTAGGAGAGGTAGTAGGTGTCCCCGCGGCGGTGCATGAAGGATCCCTCGGTGAAATGCGGCGGGGTGGTGGTCGGGACCTCCCGCCGTATCTTCACCGGCTCGTCCTCCAGTTCGAAGATCCGGAGCCTGGCCCCGTCGCTGCCACCCGTGTAGAGGTAGGTCTTTCCGTTTACCGGATCGGTGAACGCCATCGGGTCGATCGCTTCGAAGCCATTTCCGCCGGTCAGCAGCGCGCCGCCACTGTCGCGGAACGGGCCGGTGGGGGAGTCTCCCGTTGCGACGCCGATGTGGCTGGGGAATTGGGCGCTCTGTGGTCCCACCGAGTAATAGAAATAATAGCGGCCGTTCTTCTCCAGCATCGACGGTGCCCATGCCAGCCTTCTGGGGGCGGGGTCTTCCTTCACCCACGGCAGGTCCGACAGCTTCAGGATGACGGCTTCCCGCTTCCATTCCTTCAGATCCGTGGACCGGTAGGCGGCGAAGAGGGGCTCGGGAGCACCCGACTCGGTGGGATACATCCAGTAGGTTTCCCCCACGCGGATGACGTGGGGATCCGCCCCGGCGGGCAGCGGACTGCCCAGGCCCGTGAGGCTGAGCAGGAAAGAAATCGATAGAGCCTGGATCATTCGGTCACGATCCTACGGCCAGCCGGTAGAGGATGCCAAGCCCCGCGCACGCGGCCAATGTGGGGATCACTCCGGTATTGAACCGCTCCAGCGCCAACCATGATGCCATGGCGACCACCGCCGCGAAGACATCGAAAGCTCCACCCCCCGGCCACAGGGAGTGCCAGGTGAACCAGACCGCCAGATTCAGGATCACCCCGACGACGGCGGCGGTCATGACCGTCATCATCGAGGAGATGCGGGGGCGGTTGCGGAGCGTCTCCACATGGGGGGCTCCCAGAAAAACGAACAGGAAGCAGGGGACGAAGGTCACCCAGGTGGTGATTCCCGCGCCCAGGGTCGCGGCGGCCAGGGAGCTCCATCCTTCCGGCGGATGCTGCCACGCCGCGACGAAGCCCACGAACTGCAACACCATGATCAGCGGGCCGGGCGTCGTCTCCGCCAGGCCCAGCCCGGCCATCATCTGCCGCTGGCTCAGCCAGCCGTAGTGATCCACCGTCATCTGGGAGACGTAGGGCAGCACCGCATACGCGCCGCCGAAGGTGACCAGCGCCGCCTTGCTGAAAAACAGGCCCTCCTTGAAATGCACGCCTCCCCAGCCGAGCCATGCACCCACCGCCAGCAACGGCAGCCACCACAGCGCGAGGCAGACGACGCTGATGGCCACCGTCCGCCCGACGCTACCCTTCGGGGCCGGAGGCAGAGCCACGGCGGCCTCTTCCGGAGGAGCCTCCTCCATTGCGGATTCCGCTGCGGTTTGACGCTCCCGCATGAATTTCCCTCCGATCAGGCCGATGAGCGCCGCCACCGCCAGGATGATGACGAAGGAAACCTTGAACACGAAGATGGCGGTGAACGCCGCCACCGTAACCAGCCAAAGCCCCGGTGTTTTCAGCACCTTTGAGCCGATCCGTTTCACCGCCCCGGCGACGATGGCGATGACGGCGGGGATCAGCCCGTAGAACATTCCCTCCACCCATGCCACTCCGCCGCCGGCCATGTAGAGCCAGCTCAGGGCGAACAGGATGAAGACGGATGGGAGGACGAACAGGACGCCCGCCGCGATTCCGCCTTTCGCCCCATGCAGCCGCCATCCCAGGTAGGTTGCCAGTTGCTGGGCCTCCGGACCGGGCAGCAGCATGCAGAAATTCAGAGCGTGCAGGAAATGG comes from the Luteolibacter sp. SL250 genome and includes:
- the chrA gene encoding chromate efflux transporter; this translates as MKEQTARAAPSFRDALRFWWKLGWISFGGPAGQISIMHKEIVERRRWMTEDHFLHALNFCMLLPGPEAQQLATYLGWRLHGAKGGIAAGVLFVLPSVFILFALSWLYMAGGGVAWVEGMFYGLIPAVIAIVAGAVKRIGSKVLKTPGLWLVTVAAFTAIFVFKVSFVIILAVAALIGLIGGKFMRERQTAAESAMEEAPPEEAAVALPPAPKGSVGRTVAISVVCLALWWLPLLAVGAWLGWGGVHFKEGLFFSKAALVTFGGAYAVLPYVSQMTVDHYGWLSQRQMMAGLGLAETTPGPLIMVLQFVGFVAAWQHPPEGWSSLAAATLGAGITTWVTFVPCFLFVFLGAPHVETLRNRPRISSMMTVMTAAVVGVILNLAVWFTWHSLWPGGGAFDVFAAVVAMASWLALERFNTGVIPTLAACAGLGILYRLAVGS
- a CDS encoding family 43 glycosylhydrolase, translated to MIQALSISFLLSLTGLGSPLPAGADPHVIRVGETYWMYPTESGAPEPLFAAYRSTDLKEWKREAVILKLSDLPWVKEDPAPRRLAWAPSMLEKNGRYYFYYSVGPQSAQFPSHIGVATGDSPTGPFRDSGGALLTGGNGFEAIDPMAFTDPVNGKTYLYTGGSDGARLRIFELEDEPVKIRREVPTTTPPHFTEGSFMHRRGDTYYLSYSNGRWNRDEYSVHYATAPSPVGPWKYRGMILSKDEERQGPGHHSFVESPDGEWFIVYHRWETKERPGPYRGRRQIAVEKIQYDEKGLILPVVMTGPAGD